Part of the Cuniculiplasma divulgatum genome, ATTAATGCAGGGAGAGCGGGCAAGACAGATGTATATTATTACGGATCTTGGAAGAGAAACCATAAAAGACATGTCTCAGTTTTCTGAGAGCTGGAAGAATGGACTTAATAAGCTTATGGGGTTATTGTAATAGATACTGGCGAAAAGAATGAAGAATACAACGATATGTCGCGTTTCATTAGAACTCTTCTTTTTCCTATCTTGTAATCAGCAGGTCGGGGGTTCAAATCCCTCCAGTGGCTTATAGGTAAAATAGTTCATTTTTGATTTGTACTCACTTTAATTTTTCTGGAAGTGTGTGTCATGTGAATTCTTATTTTTTTCCTTGTTCTGATGCATTTTAATTTATAATGAATTAGTGTAATTAGATGCTTTATGGTGATAGTTAAACATTCTCACACCGTAATTTAGATCTTACATGTATTAATTTTTTGCTCGATTTCAATCAAATTTTTACTATTTCCAGAATTAGCCTTTTTCTTCCTCCAAAATTATCGAGAAATATCTTATAATTCACCACTCCAGAGAGACGCATCAACCGTTTGATACTGCCTCTGGTATGATTGAAGCTTGGCATTGCTTCAAATCCGTCGATAAAGTTTTTTTCCACAAGTCCACTGGACCTGTGATTTCTCATTTCAATAATTGCAATTCCTTTTTCCATTAGTACCCTGTATATTTCGTGAATAACTGCGATTTGTTCCTGTTCAGTGGAAAGCTCGCTGAACGCGTTCCACATGCAAATGACATAGTCAAATGAATCTTCCGGGTATGGGATGCTTTGCATGTTCCCATTTTTGAATTCAATATTCAGACTTCTTTTCTTAGTCTCTTCCCTGGCTCTTTCAATGAAAATTGGAGTGATATCCATCCCATAAACGGTATACCCATATTCTGCAAGGGGAATCGAAAATCTTCCATATCCACAGGCCAGATCCAATATTGTTGAACCATTTCTTAGGATACCTGTGAGATATGATAATTCACTCTCAGTCTGGGCAGTGTTTTTTCTCGCAGAAAGCCAATCGACACCCATTTCTGTATAAAATTCCTTTGATGTTTTTATATGCATATGTTAATTATTACCAATCGCGTATTACAATATTAATCCACCTTTGCCAATTTTGTATGTAATTATCTACCCTTGGTTGTTTTATTGGTAATTCCTTTTTAAATTTTCCACCTATTTATCACTAACCAGAGATTCTTCTAATATATAATTGAAATAACTCCTTAAAACTATACTCTGTTTAAATGAAATTTCACAGGGATGAATGATCTCTTTTTTAATATACTGTAGATTATACCATTCCATATGGATAGAGACATTGTTCAGGTATCAATGAAAGATGTTGCCAGATTCTCTATTATTCGGCAGCACCTTTCGGAAAAGCCGGGCAAGAGATTGAATGAGAAGCAGAAAATTTTGGAAATTTTTAAGGATTTAAAATACGTCCAGATCGATCCTGTGTACACAGTAGAAAGAAGTCATTTCCTTACCCTCTGGAGCAGATTGGGTAACTTTAACAGGCAGAATCTTCTAGACCTAATATACAGAGATCATCTTCTGGTTGAATCCTATGCTCATCAGGCATCTATTTCAATTATTGACGATCTGCATATTTTAAAAATGAGTATGAATGAAAGAAAGGAAAGATATTTGAAAACACATCCCGAAATAAAGCCTTCAATTGAACAGATTAAAGAGTTTATCAGGTCAACCGGACCAACAACATCAAACAAACTTTCAGAGTTAAAAATTGAATCTGGAATAAGTGGCTGGGGGCATGAAAGAAAGGTAAATTTACTGCTTAACCTGATGCACAGAATGGGAGAATTAATTATATGTGATAGAACAGAATCAAACCAGAAGGTGTGGAATGTCCCTGATAGTGATTTTAGTGGGTTAACGGAGAAGAACACTATTGACAGGAAAGAGGTCGAAAAAGTAGTATTTCAGAAATCCCTTGAGTCACTTGGTATTGCCTCTCCAGAGCAGATCAAAAGGCATTATTCTCCTGTTAGTATTTCTAATGGAGTTCAAATCGTGAACGAACTTCAGGATGAATCAGTTATAGTACCGGTGGAAATAACCAATAATAACTCAAAGATGAGAAAAAAATGGTTCATACTAAAAAAGGATATACCATATCTGGAAAATCTTGAAAATAATTGGATGCCACCATCTGTCCTGCTTTCTCCCTTTGATAATCTAACTATAGACAGAAAGAGGACAGAAGAGATATTCAATTTTGATAGCCGAATGGAAATGTATATTCCAAAACATAAAAGAAAATATGGGTTCTACTGCATGCCATTCCTTCATGGTGACAGAATAATAGGAAGAGTTGACCTGAAATTAGATCGCCATAATAGTGAACTAAAGATCAATGCGATCTATGATGAGGGTAGATATTTTTCTCAGAAGAGGGTTCTAGGAACAATGATTGATTCGTTAAATTCCTTGTCAGAATTTCTTAACGCATCATCTATTAAAATTCCTCAAACCATTCAATATAGTAAATGAGAAGTTTATCCCAAAATTTTCCCTTATTTTAATTGTAATATTTTGGTTTTTTCAACGTTAAATGGGTGTTGAATGAAGAGAAATGCGCCTCAGAATGACTTATTGTGGGGATTATAACTATTGTTTTAAAGTTGAAATGAAGAATGTTCATATTAATAATGTGTATGTTAATTATTGATTCTATTAAGAATGGCTGCGTGGAGTATATATCAGAATTTTTCTGAATACAATGCTAATTTGGGATAAAGTAAGATTGTAATCATCTAAAGAAAGGTTTATATTGCTTGACACTATCTAGCACGATGAACACAAAAAGAAGTGGTTTATTTTATAGGCAATGAGAAAACAGATGATAATCTTGAAAAATTAAGAGAAGATCTTCTATTGAATACTCTTGAAATTACAGATATGTTCAGGAAAAGAGTAGAATTATCACGCCTTATATTTCAGGAAAAGCTAAGGAAAGGTGTTACCCTTCGTGATAGAAATCAAGAATTGAGGGTTATCAGAAGAATTGGTGTAAGGTCTGTTGAGGAACGCAGTTTCGTTAATGCGCTTTTTGAACTAACTACCCAGGCACAGGCAGGTTTGATATCTGGTAAGTCAGAAGAAGAATGTGATTGTGAAACAGCAGAATATCAAATTGGAAGAATAATATGCCTGACTGGAGATGAAATATACCACAACTGTGACAGGGAGCATCCATTCATTAAAGCGGCAATCTCAAGAGGTTCACATATAGTGTGTGGCAGCATAGAAGATTATGACCTAAAAATTAGTATTCGAACTGATGAACTTAATCTTAAGATAGACGCTTTCAATAATAAATTGAAGAAATTTTCCTTTGATGATTTGCTAAAACCGAGTGGATTCAAGAAAATTCTTGTGGAGTGTGATTGATATGAAAATACTGGTTGTGGGTTCTTCCGGTAGGTTTGGGGCTACTCTCCTGAATTTATTCAAAGGCACTGGACATGAA contains:
- a CDS encoding class I SAM-dependent methyltransferase, coding for MHIKTSKEFYTEMGVDWLSARKNTAQTESELSYLTGILRNGSTILDLACGYGRFSIPLAEYGYTVYGMDITPIFIERAREETKKRSLNIEFKNGNMQSIPYPEDSFDYVICMWNAFSELSTEQEQIAVIHEIYRVLMEKGIAIIEMRNHRSSGLVEKNFIDGFEAMPSFNHTRGSIKRLMRLSGVVNYKIFLDNFGGRKRLILEIVKI
- a CDS encoding DNA glycosylase AlkZ-like family protein; the protein is MDRDIVQVSMKDVARFSIIRQHLSEKPGKRLNEKQKILEIFKDLKYVQIDPVYTVERSHFLTLWSRLGNFNRQNLLDLIYRDHLLVESYAHQASISIIDDLHILKMSMNERKERYLKTHPEIKPSIEQIKEFIRSTGPTTSNKLSELKIESGISGWGHERKVNLLLNLMHRMGELIICDRTESNQKVWNVPDSDFSGLTEKNTIDRKEVEKVVFQKSLESLGIASPEQIKRHYSPVSISNGVQIVNELQDESVIVPVEITNNNSKMRKKWFILKKDIPYLENLENNWMPPSVLLSPFDNLTIDRKRTEEIFNFDSRMEMYIPKHKRKYGFYCMPFLHGDRIIGRVDLKLDRHNSELKINAIYDEGRYFSQKRVLGTMIDSLNSLSEFLNASSIKIPQTIQYSK
- a CDS encoding chorismate mutase family protein, with translation MVYFIGNEKTDDNLEKLREDLLLNTLEITDMFRKRVELSRLIFQEKLRKGVTLRDRNQELRVIRRIGVRSVEERSFVNALFELTTQAQAGLISGKSEEECDCETAEYQIGRIICLTGDEIYHNCDREHPFIKAAISRGSHIVCGSIEDYDLKISIRTDELNLKIDAFNNKLKKFSFDDLLKPSGFKKILVECD